One Penaeus monodon isolate SGIC_2016 chromosome 34, NSTDA_Pmon_1, whole genome shotgun sequence DNA segment encodes these proteins:
- the LOC119594698 gene encoding target of rapamycin complex subunit lst8-like, with amino-acid sequence MSGDESGDQVILATASYDHNIKLWQAHSGICQRTLQHNESQVNAMEITPDRQLLAAAGYQHIRMYDINSSAPNPVINYEGVSKNVTAVGFQEDGKWMFTGGEDSTAKIWDLRSRNLHVSRIFQVSAPVNCACLHPNQAELFVGDQSGVIHIWDVKTEHNEQLIPEPDASIQSIAIDPEGTYMAAVNNKGKCYVWRLSGGTGDTPITLTPTKSLLAHNKYALKVKFSPDSTMMVTTSADHTAKIWKTADFSQMTELRDSSQRWVWDVAFSADSQHVVTGSSDNTARLWSVETGEVKREYSGHQKTISAIAFRDVLYS; translated from the exons ATGTCGGGTGACGAGTCGGGAGATCAAGTCATTTTAGCGACAGCGAGCTATGATCACAATATCAAGCTGTGGCAAGCCCATAGTGGGATTTGCCAGCGTACTCTTCAGCACAACGAGTCT CAAGTGAATGCCATGGAAATAACGCCTGATCGACAGTTGCTCGCAGCTGCAGGTTACCAGCATATCCGTATGTATGACATCAACTCATCGGCACCAAATCCTGTTATCAACTATGAGGGTGTGAGCAAAAACGTTACAGCTGTGGGATTCCAGGAGGATGGCAAGTGGATGTTCACTGGGGGAGAGGATTCTACTGCTAAGATATGGGATTTGAG GTCCAGAAACTTACATGTGTCGAGAATCTTCCAAGTTAGTGCTCCAGTTAACTGCGCTTGCCTCCACCCAAACCAGGCGGAGCTCTTTGTTGGGGATCAGTCAGGAGTAATTCACATTTGGGATGTGAAAACTGAGCATAATGAGCAGCTG ATACCTGAACCTGATGCCAGCATCCAGAGCATTGCTATTGATCCCGAGGGCACCTACATGGCTGCGGTGAACAACAAGGGCAAATGCTATGTGTGGAGACTCTCAGGTGGAACAGGCGATACACCCATCACGCTCACTCCCACAAAATCCCTCCTTGCTCACAACAAATATGCACTCAAAGTCAAGTTCAGTCCAGATTCTAC TATGATGGTAACAACCTCAGCTGATCACACAGCCAAGATATGGAAGACGGCTGACTTCTCTCAGATGACGGAGCTCCGAGACAGTAGCCAGCGCTGGGTATGGGATGTTGCCTTTTCTGCAGACTCTCAACACGTTGTGActg GTTCCTCGGATAACACGGCACGATTATGGTCTGTGGAGACAGGAGAGGTGAAGCGGGAATATTCAGGACATCAGAAAACCATCTCAGCCATTGCATTCAGAGATGTGTTATACTCTTAA
- the LOC119594699 gene encoding TBC1 domain family member 16-like isoform X1, producing the protein MSLNGILRRASSFLGITGADPSKQMYEDGDIVFCKNNVCVHPPSRYRCDGERVHHPGYLVIKCRADSTLGTTLHLNWIPNDRLRRNHELISQMKYVGLEGSSSSNSPCPTSDSESLSVSSLVLHDGNSTVRKTSLDDAAMSTSGISSMDTASEVTQPKDENSPNSEGSSSVEQPKEKDEGDGVETIESGDPSSEEREERKNEEATSEGEGERNDTWATVENEEKRDEDMGEEKGAKSISDEEENTETGDEITKDSQESEQSDLLASNEEGAEDRDDEDSREDSGSSGDVEEVDKEGTLRARDMHKLRYISSDSSSDGEKPAETLTIAKGKGNPLQGPQLQSEGEDSLDSSPEPQLSPTPHYFTSSSGDQYWYERSAESMAYSANLAFPDSSLSSFCPTPVDGGSSPIRREHKCGIFSIDVSQCRSLRLFFSDREHTCGQLVIASQESQYKIFHFHHGGLDKLASVFEDWNFLVKPQDEEGKAMDSALKQFMVCRPQVSESECHPEEGQHPRLDAELWITYFSEDGMIEDDLTLRRAIFFGGVEPQLRANVWPFLLHYYDYRTTFVQRQAIMEEKHQIYEKINLVRENMSGEERDWFMRNVQCTVEKDVVRTDRSNPCFAGNDNPNLEKMKRILLNFAVHNPVMGYTQGMSDILAPILAEVRNEADVFWCFTGLMSKTIFVTSPKDEDMEKNLSYLRELLRIMVPRFYNHMASQQDGMDLLFCHRWILLCFKREFPEDEALAMWEACWSNYQTDYFHLFLVVAIVSMYGNDVVDQNLRPDETLLYFTSLANHMDGRMALQKARGLLHQYRSMSHLPCTLVGLCELCGPGMWDSGHVPVVTCVGHPDDKPCPLNQPSSNTDGNTSSTTAS; encoded by the exons ATGTCACTAAACGGCATTCTGAGACGGGCTTCAAGCTTTCTTGGCATCACAGGCGCAGATCCTTCAAAACAGATGTACGAGGATGGAGATATTGTCTTCT GCAAGAACAATGTATGCGTCCACCCTCCATCGCGTTACCGATGCGATGGGGAGAGAGTCCACCATCCTGGTTACCTAGTAATTAAATGCCGGGCAGACAGCACTCTAGGCACAACACTCCACCTCAACTGGATCCCTAATGACCGCCTGCGCCGAAATCATGAGCTGATTTCACAGATGAAGTATGTGGG CCTGGAGGGCAGCAGCTCTAGCAACTCCCCCTGCCCAACCTCAGACTcggaatctctctctgtctcgtccttGGTGCTGCACGACGGTAACAGCACAGTGAGAAAG ACCTCGTTGGATGATGCAGCCATGTCCACATCTGGTATTTCGTCTATGGATACAGCAAGTGAGGTCACGCAGCCAAAGGACGAAAATAGCCCCAACAGTGAAGGAAGCAGCAGTGTAGAGCAGCctaaagaaaaagatgagggagatggagtaGAAACAATAGAAAGTGGAGACCCAagtagtgaggagagagaggaaagaaaaaatgaagaggccacttcagaaggagaaggagagagaaatgacacgTGGGCCACagtagagaatgaggagaaaagagacgaggatatgggagaggagaaaggggcaaAGAGCATCTCGGATGAAGAGGAGAACACAGAGACAGGAGACGAGATAACCAAAGACTCCCAGGAGAGCGAACAGAGTGACCTCCTAGCAAGTAATGAAGAAGGGGCAGAAGACAGGGACGATGAGGACAGCAGAGAAGACTCGGGCAGCTCGGGGGACGTGGAAGAGGTCGACAAGGAAGGAACACTGCGAGCGAGGGACATGCACAAGCTCAGATACATATCATCAGACAGCAGCTCGGATGGGGAGAAGCCCGCAGAGACTCTAACCATCGCCAAGGGGAAGGGAAATCCATTGCAGGGACCTCAACTGCAAAGTGAAGGTGAAGATAGTCTAGACTCCTCTCCTGAACCCCAGTTGTCTCCTACTCCTCATTACTTCACATCGTCTAGTG GAGATCAGTATTGGTACGAGAGAAGCGCAGAGTCGATGGCCTACTCCGCCAACCTTGCCTTCCCGGATTCTTCTCTGTCATCATTCTGCCCAACGCCAGTCGATGGAGGGTCCTCGCCCATTAGGAGGGAACACAAGTGCGGCATATTCAGCATTGACGTCA GTCAGTGTAGGTCGCTGCGTCTGTTCTTCAGCGACCGAGAGCACACGTGTGGCCAGTTGGTCATTGCCAGCCAAGAGAGTCAGTACAAAATATTCCACTTTCACCACGGAGGGCTGGACAAGTTAGCTTCAGTGTTTGAAGACTGGAACTTCCTTGTAAAGCCACAAGATGAAGAGGGCAAGGCAATGGATTCAGCACTGAAGCAATTCATGGTCTGCAG GCCACAAGTGAGTGAGTCGGAATGCCACCCAGAAGAAGGACAGCACCCACGTCTAGATGCAGAATTATGGATCACGTACTTCAGTGAG GATGGAATGATTGAGGATGACCTCACTCTCCGTCGCGCTATATTCTTCGGGGGTGTCGAGCCCCAGCTGAGAGCAAATGTGTGGCCATTCCTGCTGCATTACTACGACTACCGAACGACCTTTGTACAGCGCCAGGCAATCATGGAGGAGAAGCACCAAATCTACGAGAAGATAAa CTTAGTGAGAGAAAACATGAGTGGAGAAGAACGTGATTGGTTTATGAGGAATGTGCAGTGTACAGTGGAAAAGGATGTGGTACGTACAGACCGCTCCAACCCATGTTTTGCTGGCAACGACAATCCGAACttggaaaaaatgaagagaatccTTCTTAACTTCGCAGTGCACAATCCAGTTATGGG ATACACACAGGGAATGTCAGATATACTAGCCCCAATCCTTGCTGAAGTTCGCAACGAGGCTGACGTTTTCTGGTGCTTCACGGGACTTATGAGCAAAACCATTTTTGTGACATCTCCAAAGGATGAAGATATGGAAAAGAATTTG aGTTACCTCCGTGAGCTGTTGCGAATAATGGTTCCACGTTTCTACAACCACATGGCTAGTCAGCAGGATGGCATGGACCTTCTCTTCTGCCACAGATGGATACTCTT GTGCTTCAAGCGTGAGTTCCCCGAAGATGAGGCCTTGGCAATGTGGGAAGCTTGTTGGAGTAACTACCAGACTGACTATTTCCACCTCTTCCTTGTCGTGGCCATTGTCAGTATGTATGGCAATGACGTCGTAGACCAGAATCTTCGACCAGACGAGACCTTGCTCTACTTCACTTCACTGGCTAATCACATGGATGGCCGCATGGCTCTACAAAAG GCACGAGGTTTGCTCCATCAGTACAGAAGCATGAGCCATCTCCCATGTACACTGGTTGGCCTTTGTGAGCTGTGTGGGCCAGGCATGTGGGACTCTGGGCACGTACCAGTTGTTACTTGCGTGGGACACCCAGATGACAAGCCATGCCCCCTCAACCAGCCATCCTCTAACACTGATGGAAACACCTCCTCTACGACAGCATCCTGA
- the LOC119594699 gene encoding TBC1 domain family member 16-like isoform X2: MSLNGILRRASSFLGITGADPSKQMYEDGDIVFCKNNVCVHPPSRYRCDGERVHHPGYLVIKCRADSTLGTTLHLNWIPNDRLRRNHELISQMNLEGSSSSNSPCPTSDSESLSVSSLVLHDGNSTVRKTSLDDAAMSTSGISSMDTASEVTQPKDENSPNSEGSSSVEQPKEKDEGDGVETIESGDPSSEEREERKNEEATSEGEGERNDTWATVENEEKRDEDMGEEKGAKSISDEEENTETGDEITKDSQESEQSDLLASNEEGAEDRDDEDSREDSGSSGDVEEVDKEGTLRARDMHKLRYISSDSSSDGEKPAETLTIAKGKGNPLQGPQLQSEGEDSLDSSPEPQLSPTPHYFTSSSGDQYWYERSAESMAYSANLAFPDSSLSSFCPTPVDGGSSPIRREHKCGIFSIDVSQCRSLRLFFSDREHTCGQLVIASQESQYKIFHFHHGGLDKLASVFEDWNFLVKPQDEEGKAMDSALKQFMVCRPQVSESECHPEEGQHPRLDAELWITYFSEDGMIEDDLTLRRAIFFGGVEPQLRANVWPFLLHYYDYRTTFVQRQAIMEEKHQIYEKINLVRENMSGEERDWFMRNVQCTVEKDVVRTDRSNPCFAGNDNPNLEKMKRILLNFAVHNPVMGYTQGMSDILAPILAEVRNEADVFWCFTGLMSKTIFVTSPKDEDMEKNLSYLRELLRIMVPRFYNHMASQQDGMDLLFCHRWILLCFKREFPEDEALAMWEACWSNYQTDYFHLFLVVAIVSMYGNDVVDQNLRPDETLLYFTSLANHMDGRMALQKARGLLHQYRSMSHLPCTLVGLCELCGPGMWDSGHVPVVTCVGHPDDKPCPLNQPSSNTDGNTSSTTAS; this comes from the exons ATGTCACTAAACGGCATTCTGAGACGGGCTTCAAGCTTTCTTGGCATCACAGGCGCAGATCCTTCAAAACAGATGTACGAGGATGGAGATATTGTCTTCT GCAAGAACAATGTATGCGTCCACCCTCCATCGCGTTACCGATGCGATGGGGAGAGAGTCCACCATCCTGGTTACCTAGTAATTAAATGCCGGGCAGACAGCACTCTAGGCACAACACTCCACCTCAACTGGATCCCTAATGACCGCCTGCGCCGAAATCATGAGCTGATTTCACAGATGAA CCTGGAGGGCAGCAGCTCTAGCAACTCCCCCTGCCCAACCTCAGACTcggaatctctctctgtctcgtccttGGTGCTGCACGACGGTAACAGCACAGTGAGAAAG ACCTCGTTGGATGATGCAGCCATGTCCACATCTGGTATTTCGTCTATGGATACAGCAAGTGAGGTCACGCAGCCAAAGGACGAAAATAGCCCCAACAGTGAAGGAAGCAGCAGTGTAGAGCAGCctaaagaaaaagatgagggagatggagtaGAAACAATAGAAAGTGGAGACCCAagtagtgaggagagagaggaaagaaaaaatgaagaggccacttcagaaggagaaggagagagaaatgacacgTGGGCCACagtagagaatgaggagaaaagagacgaggatatgggagaggagaaaggggcaaAGAGCATCTCGGATGAAGAGGAGAACACAGAGACAGGAGACGAGATAACCAAAGACTCCCAGGAGAGCGAACAGAGTGACCTCCTAGCAAGTAATGAAGAAGGGGCAGAAGACAGGGACGATGAGGACAGCAGAGAAGACTCGGGCAGCTCGGGGGACGTGGAAGAGGTCGACAAGGAAGGAACACTGCGAGCGAGGGACATGCACAAGCTCAGATACATATCATCAGACAGCAGCTCGGATGGGGAGAAGCCCGCAGAGACTCTAACCATCGCCAAGGGGAAGGGAAATCCATTGCAGGGACCTCAACTGCAAAGTGAAGGTGAAGATAGTCTAGACTCCTCTCCTGAACCCCAGTTGTCTCCTACTCCTCATTACTTCACATCGTCTAGTG GAGATCAGTATTGGTACGAGAGAAGCGCAGAGTCGATGGCCTACTCCGCCAACCTTGCCTTCCCGGATTCTTCTCTGTCATCATTCTGCCCAACGCCAGTCGATGGAGGGTCCTCGCCCATTAGGAGGGAACACAAGTGCGGCATATTCAGCATTGACGTCA GTCAGTGTAGGTCGCTGCGTCTGTTCTTCAGCGACCGAGAGCACACGTGTGGCCAGTTGGTCATTGCCAGCCAAGAGAGTCAGTACAAAATATTCCACTTTCACCACGGAGGGCTGGACAAGTTAGCTTCAGTGTTTGAAGACTGGAACTTCCTTGTAAAGCCACAAGATGAAGAGGGCAAGGCAATGGATTCAGCACTGAAGCAATTCATGGTCTGCAG GCCACAAGTGAGTGAGTCGGAATGCCACCCAGAAGAAGGACAGCACCCACGTCTAGATGCAGAATTATGGATCACGTACTTCAGTGAG GATGGAATGATTGAGGATGACCTCACTCTCCGTCGCGCTATATTCTTCGGGGGTGTCGAGCCCCAGCTGAGAGCAAATGTGTGGCCATTCCTGCTGCATTACTACGACTACCGAACGACCTTTGTACAGCGCCAGGCAATCATGGAGGAGAAGCACCAAATCTACGAGAAGATAAa CTTAGTGAGAGAAAACATGAGTGGAGAAGAACGTGATTGGTTTATGAGGAATGTGCAGTGTACAGTGGAAAAGGATGTGGTACGTACAGACCGCTCCAACCCATGTTTTGCTGGCAACGACAATCCGAACttggaaaaaatgaagagaatccTTCTTAACTTCGCAGTGCACAATCCAGTTATGGG ATACACACAGGGAATGTCAGATATACTAGCCCCAATCCTTGCTGAAGTTCGCAACGAGGCTGACGTTTTCTGGTGCTTCACGGGACTTATGAGCAAAACCATTTTTGTGACATCTCCAAAGGATGAAGATATGGAAAAGAATTTG aGTTACCTCCGTGAGCTGTTGCGAATAATGGTTCCACGTTTCTACAACCACATGGCTAGTCAGCAGGATGGCATGGACCTTCTCTTCTGCCACAGATGGATACTCTT GTGCTTCAAGCGTGAGTTCCCCGAAGATGAGGCCTTGGCAATGTGGGAAGCTTGTTGGAGTAACTACCAGACTGACTATTTCCACCTCTTCCTTGTCGTGGCCATTGTCAGTATGTATGGCAATGACGTCGTAGACCAGAATCTTCGACCAGACGAGACCTTGCTCTACTTCACTTCACTGGCTAATCACATGGATGGCCGCATGGCTCTACAAAAG GCACGAGGTTTGCTCCATCAGTACAGAAGCATGAGCCATCTCCCATGTACACTGGTTGGCCTTTGTGAGCTGTGTGGGCCAGGCATGTGGGACTCTGGGCACGTACCAGTTGTTACTTGCGTGGGACACCCAGATGACAAGCCATGCCCCCTCAACCAGCCATCCTCTAACACTGATGGAAACACCTCCTCTACGACAGCATCCTGA
- the LOC119594699 gene encoding TBC1 domain family member 16-like isoform X3 yields MSLNGILRRASSFLGITGADPSKQMYEDGDIVFCKNNVCVHPPSRYRCDGERVHHPGYLVIKCRADSTLGTTLHLNWIPNDRLRRNHELISQMKYVGLEGSSSSNSPCPTSDSESLSVSSLVLHDGNSTVRKTSLDDAAMSTSGISSMDTASEVTQPKDENSPNSEGSSSVEQPKEKDEGDGVETIESGDPSSEEREERKNEEATSEGEGERNDTWATVENEEKRDEDMGEEKGAKSISDEEENTETGDEITKDSQESEQSDLLASNEEGAEDRDDEDSREDSGSSGDVEEVDKEGTLRARDMHKLRYISSDSSSDGEKPAETLTIAKGKGNPLQGPQLQSEGDQYWYERSAESMAYSANLAFPDSSLSSFCPTPVDGGSSPIRREHKCGIFSIDVSQCRSLRLFFSDREHTCGQLVIASQESQYKIFHFHHGGLDKLASVFEDWNFLVKPQDEEGKAMDSALKQFMVCRPQVSESECHPEEGQHPRLDAELWITYFSEDGMIEDDLTLRRAIFFGGVEPQLRANVWPFLLHYYDYRTTFVQRQAIMEEKHQIYEKINLVRENMSGEERDWFMRNVQCTVEKDVVRTDRSNPCFAGNDNPNLEKMKRILLNFAVHNPVMGYTQGMSDILAPILAEVRNEADVFWCFTGLMSKTIFVTSPKDEDMEKNLSYLRELLRIMVPRFYNHMASQQDGMDLLFCHRWILLCFKREFPEDEALAMWEACWSNYQTDYFHLFLVVAIVSMYGNDVVDQNLRPDETLLYFTSLANHMDGRMALQKARGLLHQYRSMSHLPCTLVGLCELCGPGMWDSGHVPVVTCVGHPDDKPCPLNQPSSNTDGNTSSTTAS; encoded by the exons ATGTCACTAAACGGCATTCTGAGACGGGCTTCAAGCTTTCTTGGCATCACAGGCGCAGATCCTTCAAAACAGATGTACGAGGATGGAGATATTGTCTTCT GCAAGAACAATGTATGCGTCCACCCTCCATCGCGTTACCGATGCGATGGGGAGAGAGTCCACCATCCTGGTTACCTAGTAATTAAATGCCGGGCAGACAGCACTCTAGGCACAACACTCCACCTCAACTGGATCCCTAATGACCGCCTGCGCCGAAATCATGAGCTGATTTCACAGATGAAGTATGTGGG CCTGGAGGGCAGCAGCTCTAGCAACTCCCCCTGCCCAACCTCAGACTcggaatctctctctgtctcgtccttGGTGCTGCACGACGGTAACAGCACAGTGAGAAAG ACCTCGTTGGATGATGCAGCCATGTCCACATCTGGTATTTCGTCTATGGATACAGCAAGTGAGGTCACGCAGCCAAAGGACGAAAATAGCCCCAACAGTGAAGGAAGCAGCAGTGTAGAGCAGCctaaagaaaaagatgagggagatggagtaGAAACAATAGAAAGTGGAGACCCAagtagtgaggagagagaggaaagaaaaaatgaagaggccacttcagaaggagaaggagagagaaatgacacgTGGGCCACagtagagaatgaggagaaaagagacgaggatatgggagaggagaaaggggcaaAGAGCATCTCGGATGAAGAGGAGAACACAGAGACAGGAGACGAGATAACCAAAGACTCCCAGGAGAGCGAACAGAGTGACCTCCTAGCAAGTAATGAAGAAGGGGCAGAAGACAGGGACGATGAGGACAGCAGAGAAGACTCGGGCAGCTCGGGGGACGTGGAAGAGGTCGACAAGGAAGGAACACTGCGAGCGAGGGACATGCACAAGCTCAGATACATATCATCAGACAGCAGCTCGGATGGGGAGAAGCCCGCAGAGACTCTAACCATCGCCAAGGGGAAGGGAAATCCATTGCAGGGACCTCAACTGCAAAGTGAAG GAGATCAGTATTGGTACGAGAGAAGCGCAGAGTCGATGGCCTACTCCGCCAACCTTGCCTTCCCGGATTCTTCTCTGTCATCATTCTGCCCAACGCCAGTCGATGGAGGGTCCTCGCCCATTAGGAGGGAACACAAGTGCGGCATATTCAGCATTGACGTCA GTCAGTGTAGGTCGCTGCGTCTGTTCTTCAGCGACCGAGAGCACACGTGTGGCCAGTTGGTCATTGCCAGCCAAGAGAGTCAGTACAAAATATTCCACTTTCACCACGGAGGGCTGGACAAGTTAGCTTCAGTGTTTGAAGACTGGAACTTCCTTGTAAAGCCACAAGATGAAGAGGGCAAGGCAATGGATTCAGCACTGAAGCAATTCATGGTCTGCAG GCCACAAGTGAGTGAGTCGGAATGCCACCCAGAAGAAGGACAGCACCCACGTCTAGATGCAGAATTATGGATCACGTACTTCAGTGAG GATGGAATGATTGAGGATGACCTCACTCTCCGTCGCGCTATATTCTTCGGGGGTGTCGAGCCCCAGCTGAGAGCAAATGTGTGGCCATTCCTGCTGCATTACTACGACTACCGAACGACCTTTGTACAGCGCCAGGCAATCATGGAGGAGAAGCACCAAATCTACGAGAAGATAAa CTTAGTGAGAGAAAACATGAGTGGAGAAGAACGTGATTGGTTTATGAGGAATGTGCAGTGTACAGTGGAAAAGGATGTGGTACGTACAGACCGCTCCAACCCATGTTTTGCTGGCAACGACAATCCGAACttggaaaaaatgaagagaatccTTCTTAACTTCGCAGTGCACAATCCAGTTATGGG ATACACACAGGGAATGTCAGATATACTAGCCCCAATCCTTGCTGAAGTTCGCAACGAGGCTGACGTTTTCTGGTGCTTCACGGGACTTATGAGCAAAACCATTTTTGTGACATCTCCAAAGGATGAAGATATGGAAAAGAATTTG aGTTACCTCCGTGAGCTGTTGCGAATAATGGTTCCACGTTTCTACAACCACATGGCTAGTCAGCAGGATGGCATGGACCTTCTCTTCTGCCACAGATGGATACTCTT GTGCTTCAAGCGTGAGTTCCCCGAAGATGAGGCCTTGGCAATGTGGGAAGCTTGTTGGAGTAACTACCAGACTGACTATTTCCACCTCTTCCTTGTCGTGGCCATTGTCAGTATGTATGGCAATGACGTCGTAGACCAGAATCTTCGACCAGACGAGACCTTGCTCTACTTCACTTCACTGGCTAATCACATGGATGGCCGCATGGCTCTACAAAAG GCACGAGGTTTGCTCCATCAGTACAGAAGCATGAGCCATCTCCCATGTACACTGGTTGGCCTTTGTGAGCTGTGTGGGCCAGGCATGTGGGACTCTGGGCACGTACCAGTTGTTACTTGCGTGGGACACCCAGATGACAAGCCATGCCCCCTCAACCAGCCATCCTCTAACACTGATGGAAACACCTCCTCTACGACAGCATCCTGA